One segment of Triticum aestivum cultivar Chinese Spring chromosome 2A, IWGSC CS RefSeq v2.1, whole genome shotgun sequence DNA contains the following:
- the LOC123190276 gene encoding maltose excess protein 1-like, chloroplastic, whose product MSSPSLPTARLPLRPSPAAATAPLSRRGAPARSLAASPAPAVALKPLVSKAPASGSYRSALLLHRRRRYALPETAVPEAAPKVTKEYQDWDSLTGKFAGSANVPFLLLQLPQIILNYRNLVDGNKTALYAVPWLGMLTGLLGNLALVSYFAKKRETEAVIVQTLGVISTYVVILQLAMAESMPFPQFVATSAVVGAGLVLNLLNYIGWLPETLWLLWEDFTTVGGLTVLPQVMWSTFVPVIPSSILPGIICGSLAVAAVAMARMGKLSEGGTKFVGSLSGWTATLLFMWMPVAQMWTNYLNPSNIEGLSAFSMLLSMIGNALMIPRSVFIRDLMWFTGSIWACALQGWGNLACMYCCNSISREFFLATTFGLLLWLGFTFGRDTEAFGNSSPMDTLKELICGK is encoded by the exons ATGTCGTCGCCGTCGCTGCCCACCGCGCGCCTCCCGCTGCGCCCGTCCCCTGCCGCGGCGACAGCGCCGCTCTCCCGCCGGGGCGCGCCCGCCCGCTCCCTCGCGGCAtcccccgcccccgccgtcgccctcaaGCCCCTCGTCTCCAAGGCGCCCGCGTCCGGCTCCTACCGCTccgcgctcctcctccaccgccgccgccgctatgCTCTGCCCGAGACCGCCGTCCCCGAGGCGGCCCCCAAG GTCACCAAGGAGTACCAGGACTGGGACTCCCTGACGGGCAAGTTCGCCGGCAGCGCCAACGTGcccttcctcctcctccagctCCCGCAGATCATCCTCAACTACCGCAACCTCGTCGACGGCAACAAGACCGCCCTCTACGCCGTCCCATGGCTC GGGATGCTCACCGGGCTGCTCGGCAACCTGGCGCTCGTGTCCTACTTCGCCAAGAAGAGGGAGACGGAGGCTGTCATCGTGCAGACGCTGGGCGTTATCTCCACCTACGTGGTCATCCTCCAGCTTGCCATGGCGGAGTCCATGCCCTTCCCGCAGTTCGTGGCCACTTCGGCTGTTGTCGGCGCCGGGCTTGTCCTCAACCTGCTCAATTACATTGGGTGGCTCCCAGAGACCCTCTGGCTGCTATGGGAGGATTTCACGACAGTCGGCGGCCTTACCGTGCTCCCTCAG GTCATGTGGTCAACGTTTGTTCCCGTCATCCCCAGTAGCATACTGCCTGGCATAATCTGTGGCTCTttggctgttgctgctgttgccATG GCAAGGATGGGCAAGCTTTCCGAAGGAGGAACGAAATTTGTGGGGTCGTTGTCTGGTTGGACTGCCACACTTTTGTTCATGTGGATGCCAGTTGCACAGATG TGGACAAACTATCTCAACCCGAGTAACATCGAAGGGCTGTCAGCGTTCTCAATGTTGCTTTCAATGATTGGAAATGCACTTATGATTCCTCGTTCTGTATTTATCAGAGATCTGATGTG GTTCACCGGTTCTATTTGGGCATGTGCCCTACAAGGTTGGGGCAACCTGGCCTGCATGTACTG CTGCAACAGCATCAGCAGAGAATTTTTCCTCGCGACGACATTTGGGTTGCTTCTGTGGCTAG GTTTCACCTTCGGGAGAGACACCGAGGCCTTCGGCAACAGCTCCCCCATGGACACTCTGAAGGAGCTGATCTGCGGGAAGTGA